CTCCACGTCCACGTCGAAGAAGTTGATCGTCCGGGTGCGCCCGGGGGTGTTGGAGACGCGCACCAGCTTCTTGCGGCCCGCCAGCGCGTTGATCATGGACGACTTGCCCACGTTGGAGCGGCCCACGAAGGCCACCTCGGGGGTGGCGACTCCGGCGGGGTAGCCCTTGGGCTCCACCGCCGTGGTGAGGAAGCGGGCGTCGAGGATCTTGATCACGCTATTTCTTCTTGGCTGTGGCCGGCTCGGGCGAGGCGCTCTCGGCGCGGGGCTGCTTGCCCGCGGTGCGCTCGGCGGACCAGTGGTCGATGGCCTTGAGGGCCTCGACGAAATTGAAGGGCTTGAGGGAAGGCGAGGACGCGTCGTGGCAGGTACGGCAGGCCTTCTCCGAGGGATCCACCAGGCCCACCAGCCGGGCGAGCTCGGCGTCCTTCATCACGTAGGCCGGCGCGTAGTACTGGCCGCCGCCGTGGCAGGTCTCGCACGTGACGTGGGAGACGCTCTGGGAGGCCTGGTCGGGCGCGTGGCACGACAGGCACCGCGCGTCCTTCTTCTGCGCCTCGGAGAGCGAGTCCGTGGCGCGGGCATGCTTGGACTGCATCCAGGCCTCGTAGGCGGCCGGGTGACAGCCCTTGCAGCTCTCCGGGCCGAGGAAATCGGCGGCCCCGGCGGCTCCGGGCAGGACGAAGGCGAGGACGAGCAGGAGGATCCAGGGGCCACGAGCGCGCATCGGCCCGGTCACTAGCAGACGCACCCGGAGGGGGCAAGGCGCAGGTGCGAAACCCGGGGGTCATGTGACCTGCCTGACGGAGGGGGTTCTTGAGAGGGTGCGGGCGGATCCGTTACACCTGAACGGGATGAAGACCATCGCCATCGTCGCCGTGCTCCTCGCCTCCGCACCCGCCGTGGCCAAGCCGTGGCAGGGGATCGAACCCGGACAGTCCAAGAAGGAGCAGATCACCCAGAAGTTCGGAGAGCCCTCCCGCGTGGTCACCGCCGAGGGCAAGGAGATCATCGCCTACTTCGATCAGAAGGCCATCAAGGGCACCAAGCAGGTTCAGTTCAAGGTGGATCCGGGCACGCAGCTGGTCGAGCGCATCGACGTCTTCCCCGGACCGGTCATCGACAAGGAGTCGGTGGAGGGCACCTACGGGCCCCTCTGCCCGGCGAGCGGCAAGGCGCCACCCTCTCCCTGCTACGTGAAGAAGCTGACCGACGACTTCCGCACCTACATGCTCTACTCCCGCCTGGGACTGGCCGTGTTCCTCAACGAGGACGGCAAGACGGTGCACTCCTTCATCTTCACCACCCAGCAGGCCGCGAAGTAGGCCCCACTTGAAAATCTACGGACTGACTGGCGGTATCGCCTCCGGCAAGAGCACCGTGAGCCGGATGTTGACGGAGCTGGGCGCCCAGGTGCTGGACGCGGACGTCATCGCCCGCGAGGTGGTGGAGCCCGGTACTCCCGGCCTGGCCGCCGTGGCCGAGCGCTTCCCGGGCGTGCTGGATGCGGAGGGGCGGTTGGACCGGGCGAAGCTGGGGGCGCGCGTCTTCGGAGACCCCAAGGAGCGGGCCGCCCTCAACTCCATCCTCCACCCGCTCATCGGCCAGCAATTCCTCCTGCGGACCCATGCGCTGGCCCGGTCGGGGGCGGAGCGCATCATCTATGACGCCCCCCTCCTCATCGAGAACCGGCTCCACGAGGGCATGGACGGGGTGGTGCTGGTGTGGGTGCCCCGAGAGGTGCAGAAGGCCCGGCTCATGGCGCGCGACGGCCTGGACGAGGCGGCGGCGGAGGCCCGCCTGGCCGCCCAGCTACCACTCGATGAGAAACGCCAGCATGCGACCTGGCTGGTGGACAACTCGGGGGAACTGGGGGCGACCCGGGCCCGGGTAGACGAGGTGTGGCGCGCCATGCTCGCGCGCGGCTGAGGGACGGGTATGCTCCGCCGCCCATGAGCGAGAAGCGCAAGGAGCCCCGAGGCAAGTCCGGGACGTACTTCATCACCGGCTTCCCGGGCTTCATCGGCAAGCGGCTGGTCGAGCACATCATCCGGGAGGAGCCCAAGGCCCATGTCTATGCCCTGGTGCAGCCCAAGCACCTCAAGGAGGCCCAGCAGATAGCCTCCCGGCTCCAGGGGAGCGGGGCCACGCTGGAGCTGCTCACCGGTGACGTCGTGGACATGCACCTCGGCCTGTCCGGTGAGGAGTATCAGCGGCTGTGCGAGCGGGTGACGCACATCTACCATCTGGCCGCCGTCTTCTACCTGGGCGTCCCCAAGGAGACCGCCTGGCGCATCAACGTGGACGGCACCCGCAACGTGCTGGAGCTGGCGCGCGACTGCGAGCACCTCAAGCGCTTCAACCACTTCTCCTCCTGCCACGTCTCCGGGGACCGGGTGGGCGTCATCGCCGAGGACGAGTTGGACTGCGGCCAGGGCTTCCGCAACGTCTACGAGGAGACCAAGTTCCAGGCGGAGCGGCTCGTCCAGCGCGCCGCCGCCTCCAACATGCCCGTCACCATCTTCCGCCCGTGCAGCGTGGTGGGGGACTCGCGCACGGGGGAGATCGATCGCTTCGAGGGCCCCTACTACCTGGGCATCCTCCTGGTGACGAGCCCGCTGGTGGTGCCCCTGCCGCTGCCCGGCAACGGCGTGGCCCCGCTCAACGTGGTGCCCGTGGACTACGTGGTGCGGGCGGTGTGGGCCCTGTCGCACGACGAGCGCGCCGTGGGCCGCACCTTCCACCTGGTGGACCCCAACCCCATGAGCGCCCGCCGCGTCTACGAGCTCATCGCGGAGAAGGCCCACAAGAAGCTGCCCCGCTTCAACCTGAGCGCCCGGGCCGCGGACGTGATGATGCGCCTGCCCGTGCTGGAGAAGCTCGCCCGCCCCCAGCGCGCCGCGCTCAACTACGTCAACCACCTGGCCATCTACAACTGCCACAACACCCTGGAGCTGCTGGACGGCACCGGCATCCGCTGCCCTCCCCTCTCCTCGTATCTGGATCAGCTGGTGGCCTACGTGCGCGATCAGTACCGCCAGCGCCGCGAGCAGGCCGCCGAGGTCGAGGATCCGCTGGACCGCACCCCCTCCGTCCCGGATGAAGAAACGGGCGCCGCCGCTCGTCGGAGCCGCTAATCATGCGATACACCCTCTCCCGCCTCCTCGTCCTTCCGCTCGGCGCCGTGCTCGGCACGGGCTGCTTCGTGAACACGGGCCCCGATGTCGAGAAGAACCCGTGCGATCCCAATCCCTGCACCCAGGGCGACAAGACCCAGTGCGTGAACGAGGACGGCGATGCGCGCTGCCTCTGCAAGCCGGGCACCGTCCTGCGGCCCAGCGGCGCCTGCGAAGCCGTCACCGCCGTCAACTGCCCCGAGCACGGCGGCGATACCTCCGAGCCGGATGACTGCCTGTTGCGCGCCGCCCCGCTCGCCACCAACGTCCAGCGCCAGCAGAGCATCGAGCCCGTCGGCGACTACGACTTCTTCAAGATCGACGGCACCGTCGACAACGTCTACACCGTCACCGTGGAGCCCGGGCCCGGTTCGCTCATGCCGCGCGTGGACGTGTTCGATCAGGGCGGGGAGTGGATCAGCTCCCACGACGGCAGGCCCAAGGCCCAGGTGGGCTTCAAGGCCCGCGCCACCGCGCCCTACTACGTGCGCGTGAGCCACTCGCCGATGGATCCCTCCGCCGCCACCGGCGCCTACGCCCTCACCTCCGGCCTGGTGGGCAAGGACGACTACGGCGACATCGCGACCGAGGCCACCCTCTTCGTCCCGGACGTGGGCGGCACCAACACGCCGACCGCCCGCTACGGGCGCTTCGAATACGGCCAGGACGAGGACTGGATCGCCCTCGACGTCACCCAGGGCACCACGTACCGGATCGAGTTCGACACCAGCCGCTTCCTGCCCGCGCTCGCCGCCTTCACCCGCGAGGACGTGAAGAACCCGTTCCGCACCGCCCGCGCCGCGTACGTGGACATCACCGCCGGCAGCACCACCCGGGTCTACCTCAACCTCTACTCGCCGCTGGCCGAGCCGGGCAGCTACGCCTTCCGGCTGTTCCGCTACTAGGCCACGGCCCGGTCAACGCACGGTGATGATGTCCTGGTCCAGCAGGTGGGCCAGGACACGCAGCGTGTCCAGCCGGGACATGCCAGAGACGGAGAAGAGCGCCTCGTAGTTGAGCCGCCCGTCGATCCGCGACAGCAGGAAGCCCGCACGCGGATCCAGGTGCAGCCGCATCAGCTCCGCCATGCTCAGCTTCAGCACGGGCACCCGCTTCAGGTCCCCCAGCTTCGCCTCCAAGGCGGCCTGCTGCGCGCGCGCACAGCGCTCGCGAGCGATCACCAGCCGAGCGTCGCCCGGAGCGAGTGCCTCGGCCTTGAGCACCAGCGCCATGGCGCTCGACGGATCTCCCAGCGAGAGCAGTTCCTCCACGCCCTGAAGCAGCGTGACCACGTCCGTCCGCGGAGCCATCTGGGGCACGGGGGCGGGTGTGATCGCACGGGCGGGCGTGGCCGGACGGGGCGCTTCCACCCGCCGGGGGGCCTCCACCACCGGCGCCTCCTCGAGCGGCGTCTCGGAGAGGAAGGCCAGCACGTCGGCGGTGATGTGGCTGCCCTGCTGAGCCGCGGCGGCGGAGGGCGCCACCTCCATCTCCTCGTCCAGCAGGATGACACTCACCTCCAGCGCGGGCTGGGGCACCACGGGACGGGGCACGGCGGCCAGGGGACGCACGGGGGGCGGCGGAGGCCTCGCGGCCGCGGCGTTGCCGCTCTTGGCG
The sequence above is a segment of the Archangium lipolyticum genome. Coding sequences within it:
- a CDS encoding cytochrome c family protein; protein product: MRARGPWILLLVLAFVLPGAAGAADFLGPESCKGCHPAAYEAWMQSKHARATDSLSEAQKKDARCLSCHAPDQASQSVSHVTCETCHGGGQYYAPAYVMKDAELARLVGLVDPSEKACRTCHDASSPSLKPFNFVEALKAIDHWSAERTAGKQPRAESASPEPATAKKK
- a CDS encoding SDR family oxidoreductase, which gives rise to MSEKRKEPRGKSGTYFITGFPGFIGKRLVEHIIREEPKAHVYALVQPKHLKEAQQIASRLQGSGATLELLTGDVVDMHLGLSGEEYQRLCERVTHIYHLAAVFYLGVPKETAWRINVDGTRNVLELARDCEHLKRFNHFSSCHVSGDRVGVIAEDELDCGQGFRNVYEETKFQAERLVQRAAASNMPVTIFRPCSVVGDSRTGEIDRFEGPYYLGILLVTSPLVVPLPLPGNGVAPLNVVPVDYVVRAVWALSHDERAVGRTFHLVDPNPMSARRVYELIAEKAHKKLPRFNLSARAADVMMRLPVLEKLARPQRAALNYVNHLAIYNCHNTLELLDGTGIRCPPLSSYLDQLVAYVRDQYRQRREQAAEVEDPLDRTPSVPDEETGAAARRSR
- the coaE gene encoding dephospho-CoA kinase (Dephospho-CoA kinase (CoaE) performs the final step in coenzyme A biosynthesis.): MKIYGLTGGIASGKSTVSRMLTELGAQVLDADVIAREVVEPGTPGLAAVAERFPGVLDAEGRLDRAKLGARVFGDPKERAALNSILHPLIGQQFLLRTHALARSGAERIIYDAPLLIENRLHEGMDGVVLVWVPREVQKARLMARDGLDEAAAEARLAAQLPLDEKRQHATWLVDNSGELGATRARVDEVWRAMLARG